A genome region from Nocardiopsis exhalans includes the following:
- a CDS encoding PTS sugar transporter subunit IIA, which translates to MPTDLTLTAESVRIGAAARDRADAIDQCGALLVELGAVEPGYVTAMHEREASIPTFVGEGVAIPHGTDASRALVKRTALAVIQFPGGVDWGGPTVHVAIGIAASGEEHLQVLSSLAGVLTDPERAARLRSAAGVDEVLELLAPATG; encoded by the coding sequence TTGCCGACTGACCTCACCCTCACCGCCGAGTCCGTGCGGATCGGCGCTGCCGCCCGCGACCGGGCCGACGCCATCGACCAGTGCGGCGCCCTGCTCGTGGAGCTCGGTGCGGTGGAACCGGGCTACGTGACCGCCATGCACGAGCGGGAGGCATCCATCCCCACCTTCGTGGGTGAGGGGGTGGCCATCCCGCACGGCACCGACGCCTCCCGGGCACTGGTCAAACGGACCGCCCTGGCGGTGATCCAGTTCCCGGGCGGGGTCGACTGGGGCGGGCCGACCGTGCACGTCGCCATCGGCATCGCCGCCTCCGGTGAGGAGCACCTCCAGGTGCTGTCCTCGCTGGCCGGAGTGCTCACCGACCCCGAACGCGCGGCCCGCCTGCGCTCCGCCGCCGGAGTGGACGAGGTCCTCGAACTCCTCGCCCCGGCAACGGGCTGA
- a CDS encoding PTS lactose transporter subunit IIB: MATIEGSDIKKVVVACDAGMGSSVLLTTQLKKTLSPYGVTVEHSPVDRIPDDADLVLCHSGLVDRARHRVDDTVVVAFQMFLGDPAFARVEAAIRDGGTLAD; the protein is encoded by the coding sequence ATGGCCACCATCGAAGGCTCCGACATCAAGAAGGTCGTCGTCGCCTGTGACGCCGGGATGGGCAGCAGTGTCCTGCTCACCACGCAGCTCAAGAAGACCCTGTCCCCGTACGGGGTCACCGTCGAGCACTCGCCGGTCGACCGCATCCCCGACGACGCCGACCTCGTCCTGTGCCACAGCGGCCTGGTCGACCGGGCCCGCCACCGGGTCGACGACACGGTGGTCGTTGCCTTCCAGATGTTCCTCGGCGACCCCGCCTTCGCCCGCGTGGAGGCGGCGATCCGGGACGGTGGCACCCTTGCCGACTGA
- a CDS encoding helix-turn-helix domain-containing protein — protein sequence MADNRRSIRRRRLSVEIKKARVEAGKTIEEVSEATEWSMGKISNIETGVRLKPTVMEIRGLLDVYGVTDERRREAILNLTRQARELGWWSKFSDVFTDDFVAFEGEAHSIRTYELARIPGLLQTPRYVVTVQVS from the coding sequence ATGGCGGATAACCGCAGGTCGATCCGACGCCGACGCCTGTCCGTCGAGATCAAGAAGGCCCGAGTCGAAGCGGGCAAAACCATCGAAGAGGTCTCAGAGGCCACCGAGTGGTCGATGGGCAAGATCAGCAACATCGAAACTGGTGTCCGACTCAAGCCCACCGTCATGGAGATTCGAGGACTTCTCGACGTGTACGGCGTTACTGATGAGCGCCGTCGCGAGGCAATCCTCAACCTCACCCGACAGGCTCGCGAGCTGGGTTGGTGGTCCAAGTTCAGCGATGTCTTCACCGACGACTTCGTCGCGTTCGAGGGCGAAGCACACAGCATTCGCACCTACGAGCTCGCACGAATCCCCGGACTTCTTCAGACACCTCGGTACGTTGTGACTGTTCAGGTGTCCTGA
- a CDS encoding TetR/AcrR family transcriptional regulator, with amino-acid sequence MSTTSPEGVGLRERKKAELRRTLIESGLRLFHEKGYEATTTEEIAACAGVSQRTFFRYFASKEDVVLDAVEGVDEVLCAALRDRPSGEHPFQALRNAMRDHWMILERENLHLQGSAGNFISQSPELFEANMRYCHRRQAKLAEVIGERTGVDPAVDHRPALVATVFFAALNNGFQAWSTSGYTDNTDGLLRAFLEQLDLVPEAVCETWSTPDQS; translated from the coding sequence ATGAGCACGACGAGCCCCGAGGGCGTCGGCCTGCGCGAACGGAAGAAGGCCGAGCTGCGCAGGACCCTCATCGAGTCCGGGCTGCGCCTGTTCCACGAGAAGGGCTACGAGGCGACCACCACCGAGGAGATCGCGGCCTGCGCCGGGGTCTCCCAGCGGACGTTCTTCCGGTACTTCGCCTCCAAGGAGGACGTGGTGCTGGACGCGGTCGAGGGGGTCGACGAGGTCCTCTGCGCGGCCCTGCGGGACCGCCCCTCCGGCGAGCACCCGTTCCAGGCCCTGCGCAACGCGATGCGCGACCACTGGATGATCCTGGAGCGCGAGAACCTGCACCTCCAGGGAAGTGCTGGCAACTTCATCTCGCAGAGCCCCGAGCTCTTCGAGGCCAACATGCGCTACTGCCACCGCCGCCAGGCCAAACTGGCCGAGGTCATCGGTGAACGCACCGGGGTGGACCCGGCCGTCGACCACCGTCCCGCCCTCGTGGCGACCGTCTTCTTCGCCGCCCTCAACAACGGCTTCCAGGCCTGGTCCACCTCGGGCTACACCGACAACACCGACGGCCTGCTGCGCGCGTTCCTGGAACAGCTCGACCTGGTCCCCGAAGCGGTCTGCGAGACCTGGTCCACGCCGGACCAGTCGTGA
- a CDS encoding ATP-binding protein, producing MAIVSNIHAPTPPFAGRRWPSRLYPGDLAQTGWVRADLAADLHRLAGLPAETSENLVLCASEMFSNAVDHSRSGQDVEGRVVRTLHMPTAHTLQVAIIDDGQRTDHTEFQAPETPDRSVDEWEQAERGRGLLLIGHLADRWGTRSVLDFPFCQGLGTVAWAEFTLPEASR from the coding sequence ATGGCCATTGTGTCAAACATCCATGCCCCCACACCCCCGTTCGCGGGACGCCGCTGGCCCTCCCGCCTCTACCCCGGCGACCTGGCCCAGACCGGCTGGGTGCGCGCGGACTTGGCCGCCGACTTGCACCGCCTGGCAGGGCTTCCCGCCGAGACGTCCGAGAACCTGGTGCTGTGCGCCAGCGAGATGTTTTCGAACGCGGTCGACCACAGCCGCTCGGGCCAGGACGTCGAGGGCCGGGTGGTGCGTACCCTGCACATGCCCACCGCCCACACCCTCCAGGTCGCGATCATCGACGACGGCCAGCGCACCGACCACACCGAGTTCCAGGCCCCTGAGACTCCGGACCGGTCGGTGGATGAGTGGGAGCAGGCCGAGCGCGGCCGTGGTCTGCTGCTGATCGGGCACCTCGCCGACCGGTGGGGGACCCGCTCGGTGCTGGACTTCCCCTTCTGCCAGGGGTTGGGCACCGTGGCCTGGGCCGAGTTCACCCTCCCGGAGGCCTCCCGGTGA
- a CDS encoding DHA2 family efflux MFS transporter permease subunit: MTTQTAAAPPDHGRVRFTESPWATLVAIAFGVMMVALDGTIVAVANPAIGASLGASLAELQWVTHGYLLGLAVFLITAGKLGDRFGYRNTYLVGVVGFVLSSVAIALSSGVIMLIAFRIVQGVFGALLLPSAMGLLRASFPPSKLGRAFGVFGSLIGAATAGGPILGGVLVGAFSWEAVFYINVPVGAVALGLAVWLIAANRPTDAGSRMDLPGIVLISVAIFALVWALVEAPSIGWAHPVTLVSLGAAVLFGIAFVLWERKPEQPLIPLGLFAHPSVSIGVVLTVAMALGLMGSLFFITFYLQGVRGMSPAQTGLQLISMTAMMAITSPIAGRVLDRVGAKLPTTIGLLSASAGMFLLSRLAADTGVAYISAAFVLLGVGLSLVMTGATAAIIGNAPVRFAGVASAVQQAAMQLGGSLGTAVLGAVMSATIISTLPAHYAAAGLAEPSAGELSSMQGTVAQGGAVLPEGADAVTTAAITQASNLAFLDGLQLAFGIAAAVMLVAAGLSLFMKSGRMTDGPAVHV; this comes from the coding sequence ATGACCACGCAGACCGCAGCGGCACCACCCGATCACGGGCGCGTGCGCTTCACCGAGAGTCCCTGGGCCACCCTCGTCGCCATCGCCTTCGGCGTCATGATGGTCGCCCTCGACGGCACCATCGTCGCGGTGGCCAACCCCGCGATCGGCGCCAGCCTCGGCGCCTCGCTGGCCGAACTCCAGTGGGTCACCCACGGCTACCTGCTCGGACTCGCGGTCTTCCTGATCACGGCGGGCAAGCTCGGCGACCGGTTCGGCTACCGGAACACCTACCTGGTGGGCGTGGTCGGCTTCGTGCTCTCCTCGGTGGCGATCGCACTGTCGTCCGGTGTCATCATGCTCATCGCCTTCCGGATCGTCCAAGGGGTTTTCGGGGCGCTGCTGCTCCCCTCCGCCATGGGTCTGCTGCGCGCCAGCTTCCCTCCCAGCAAGCTGGGCCGGGCCTTTGGCGTCTTCGGCAGCCTGATCGGCGCGGCCACGGCGGGCGGCCCGATCCTGGGCGGGGTCCTCGTGGGCGCGTTCAGCTGGGAGGCCGTGTTCTACATCAACGTCCCGGTCGGCGCCGTCGCGCTGGGCCTGGCGGTGTGGCTGATCGCCGCCAACCGGCCCACCGACGCCGGAAGCCGGATGGACCTGCCCGGCATCGTGCTGATCAGCGTCGCGATCTTCGCCCTGGTGTGGGCGCTCGTCGAGGCTCCGAGCATCGGCTGGGCCCACCCCGTCACCCTGGTCTCCCTCGGCGCCGCGGTGCTCTTCGGCATCGCCTTCGTGCTGTGGGAGCGCAAGCCCGAACAGCCGCTCATCCCGCTCGGCCTGTTCGCGCACCCGTCGGTGTCCATCGGTGTGGTGCTGACGGTGGCGATGGCCCTGGGCCTGATGGGCTCGCTGTTCTTCATCACCTTCTACCTCCAGGGCGTGCGCGGGATGAGCCCCGCCCAGACCGGGCTCCAGCTCATCTCCATGACCGCGATGATGGCGATCACCTCACCGATCGCCGGACGCGTCCTGGACCGGGTCGGCGCGAAGCTCCCCACCACCATCGGACTGCTGTCCGCCTCCGCCGGTATGTTCCTGCTGTCCCGGCTGGCGGCGGACACCGGCGTCGCGTACATCTCGGCCGCGTTCGTGCTGCTGGGCGTGGGCCTGAGCCTGGTGATGACCGGCGCCACCGCCGCGATCATCGGCAACGCCCCGGTGCGCTTCGCCGGGGTCGCCTCGGCTGTCCAGCAGGCCGCCATGCAGCTCGGCGGTTCGCTGGGCACGGCGGTGCTGGGCGCGGTCATGTCCGCGACCATCATCTCCACCCTGCCCGCCCACTACGCGGCCGCCGGTCTGGCCGAACCCTCCGCCGGAGAGCTGTCCTCCATGCAGGGCACCGTCGCCCAGGGCGGGGCGGTCCTGCCCGAGGGCGCTGACGCGGTGACCACCGCCGCGATCACCCAGGCGAGCAACCTCGCCTTCCTGGACGGCCTGCAGCTGGCCTTCGGGATCGCCGCCGCGGTGATGCTGGTGGCGGCCGGGCTGTCCCTGTTCATGAAGTCGGGCCGGATGACCGACGGCCCCGCCGTGCACGTCTGA
- a CDS encoding zinc-dependent dehydrogenase: protein MLVARFYAPGDIRLEQAPEPTPGPGQLKIAVANCSTCGTDVKISRHGHHHIRPPRVIGHEIAGRIVEAGEGVTGWAEGDRVQVIAAIPCGTCVECADGRFTVCSNQESMGYHYDGGFAEYMIIPEAVLAVDGVNRVPDNVDLAEASVAEPLACVLNGQEIAGVGEGDIVVVMGAGPIGCLHVRLARAKGAAKVYLVDLNRGRLDMSAALVEPDAAICGEETDAVAEVLRLTGDRGADLVITAAASGRAQEDALRMVARSGRISFFGGLPKDAPVIQLDANVVHYKEISIFGANGSSPAHNKRALELISSGEVPVADLITERMSLSDVHKAIETVASGTAVKVTIQP, encoded by the coding sequence ATGCTCGTCGCCCGCTTCTACGCCCCAGGTGACATCCGCCTGGAGCAGGCACCCGAGCCCACCCCCGGACCGGGGCAGCTCAAGATCGCCGTCGCCAACTGCTCCACCTGCGGCACCGACGTGAAGATCTCCCGGCACGGACACCACCACATCCGCCCGCCCCGGGTGATCGGCCACGAGATCGCGGGCCGGATCGTCGAGGCGGGCGAGGGCGTGACCGGCTGGGCCGAGGGCGACCGCGTCCAGGTCATCGCGGCCATCCCGTGCGGCACGTGCGTCGAGTGCGCGGACGGCCGGTTCACGGTCTGCTCCAACCAGGAGTCCATGGGCTACCACTACGACGGCGGGTTCGCCGAGTACATGATCATCCCCGAGGCGGTCTTGGCCGTGGACGGGGTCAACCGGGTGCCCGACAATGTCGACCTCGCCGAGGCTTCGGTGGCCGAGCCCCTGGCCTGCGTGCTCAACGGCCAGGAGATCGCCGGGGTCGGTGAGGGCGACATCGTGGTGGTCATGGGCGCCGGTCCCATCGGCTGCCTGCACGTGCGCCTGGCCCGGGCCAAGGGTGCGGCCAAGGTGTACCTGGTGGACCTGAACCGGGGCCGCCTGGACATGTCCGCCGCCCTCGTGGAGCCGGACGCCGCGATCTGCGGCGAGGAGACCGACGCGGTCGCCGAGGTCCTGCGCCTGACTGGCGACCGGGGAGCGGACCTGGTCATCACGGCCGCCGCCTCGGGCCGGGCCCAGGAGGACGCGCTGAGGATGGTGGCGCGCAGCGGCCGGATCAGCTTCTTCGGCGGGCTGCCCAAGGACGCGCCGGTCATCCAGCTGGACGCCAACGTCGTGCACTACAAGGAGATCTCCATCTTCGGCGCGAACGGCTCCAGCCCGGCGCACAACAAGCGCGCCCTCGAACTCATCTCCTCGGGCGAGGTCCCGGTCGCGGACCTCATCACCGAGCGGATGTCCCTGTCCGACGTGCACAAGGCGATCGAGACCGTCGCCTCGGGCACCGCCGTCAAGGTGACCATCCAGCCCTGA
- a CDS encoding DUF397 domain-containing protein, whose translation MNLFPTEALDFRKSSYSDRNNCVEVADFPSGSAVRDSQNPAQGHLEVSAVEWTALLAGVRAAQ comes from the coding sequence ATGAACCTATTCCCGACCGAAGCTCTGGACTTCCGCAAGTCCAGCTACAGCGACCGCAACAACTGCGTGGAGGTCGCCGACTTCCCAAGCGGCTCCGCTGTGCGTGACTCCCAGAACCCTGCGCAGGGGCACCTGGAAGTCTCCGCAGTCGAGTGGACTGCTTTGCTCGCTGGGGTGCGTGCCGCGCAGTAG
- a CDS encoding glyoxalase superfamily protein: MSEQAIPILRVTDAEASVRWYRRLGFSQVWEHRFEPGLPAFVEIIRGPVSLFLSEHTGDARPDTLVYLRVKDVDTIAAEFGTAVEEAPWAREIELQDPDGNRLRIGTTIL, translated from the coding sequence ATGAGCGAACAAGCGATCCCGATCCTGCGCGTGACCGACGCCGAAGCCTCCGTCCGCTGGTACCGACGGCTGGGTTTCAGCCAGGTGTGGGAGCACCGCTTCGAGCCCGGCCTCCCCGCCTTCGTCGAGATCATCCGGGGCCCGGTGTCCCTCTTCCTGTCCGAGCACACCGGCGACGCCCGCCCGGACACCCTGGTCTACCTGCGGGTCAAAGATGTGGACACCATCGCCGCCGAGTTCGGCACCGCTGTCGAAGAGGCCCCCTGGGCCCGCGAGATCGAACTCCAGGACCCCGACGGCAACCGCCTCCGTATCGGCACCACGATCCTCTGA
- the argJ gene encoding bifunctional glutamate N-acetyltransferase/amino-acid acetyltransferase ArgJ, producing MSNKTPVPAGFVGVAGNIGIKDPQDDFFAVVSQAPAVVSAVFTLSRFAGPSVRLSREAAADGHARGVTVIARNANVATGQIGTADAREVQEGVARAAGVDPDDILIASTGVIGRPYPMDRVRSYLADLPTEFPPADLDRSAAAMMTTDTHPKIATAKVGEATLTGIAKGVGMIEPNMATMLTWFFTDAELEQPVLDEVFRRVVDRTFNALSIDTDTSTSDSAAILANGLAGPVDVGEFEAALHEVALKLVRMIASDGEGAGKLIEVRVTGARDDAQAKRIGKAVVNSPLVKTAVHGADPNWGRVAMAVGKCSDETDVFPENARIVFGDVETFPTEATDETLERAAQHMKGDEVVISVDLGIADGEFTVYGCDLTEGYIRINADYTT from the coding sequence ATGAGCAACAAGACCCCCGTTCCCGCCGGTTTCGTCGGCGTGGCCGGCAACATCGGGATCAAGGACCCCCAGGACGACTTCTTCGCGGTGGTCTCCCAGGCCCCCGCGGTGGTCTCCGCCGTGTTCACCCTGTCCCGGTTCGCCGGGCCCAGCGTCCGCCTCAGCCGGGAGGCCGCCGCCGACGGACACGCGCGCGGCGTCACGGTGATCGCCCGCAACGCCAACGTGGCGACCGGCCAGATCGGCACCGCCGACGCCCGCGAGGTCCAGGAGGGCGTGGCCCGCGCCGCCGGGGTCGACCCCGACGACATCCTGATCGCCTCCACCGGGGTCATCGGCCGCCCCTACCCGATGGACAGGGTCCGCTCCTACCTGGCGGACCTTCCGACCGAATTCCCGCCGGCCGACCTGGACCGCTCCGCCGCGGCCATGATGACCACCGACACCCACCCCAAGATCGCCACCGCGAAGGTGGGCGAGGCGACCCTCACCGGCATCGCCAAGGGCGTCGGCATGATCGAGCCGAACATGGCGACCATGCTGACCTGGTTCTTCACCGACGCCGAACTGGAGCAACCGGTCCTGGACGAGGTGTTCCGCCGGGTGGTGGACCGGACCTTCAACGCCCTGAGCATCGACACCGACACCTCCACCAGCGACTCCGCGGCGATCCTCGCCAACGGCCTGGCCGGGCCGGTCGACGTCGGCGAGTTCGAGGCAGCGCTGCACGAGGTGGCGCTCAAGCTGGTCCGGATGATCGCCTCCGACGGCGAGGGCGCGGGCAAGCTCATCGAGGTGCGGGTCACCGGGGCGCGCGACGACGCCCAGGCCAAGCGGATCGGTAAGGCCGTGGTGAACTCGCCACTGGTCAAGACAGCCGTGCACGGCGCCGACCCGAACTGGGGCCGGGTGGCGATGGCGGTGGGCAAGTGCTCGGACGAGACCGACGTGTTCCCGGAGAACGCGCGGATCGTGTTCGGTGACGTGGAGACCTTCCCGACCGAGGCGACCGACGAGACGCTGGAGCGCGCCGCCCAGCACATGAAGGGCGACGAGGTGGTGATCAGCGTCGACCTGGGCATCGCCGACGGTGAGTTCACGGTCTACGGCTGCGACCTGACCGAGGGCTACATCAGGATCAACGCCGACTACACGACCTGA
- a CDS encoding DUF5753 domain-containing protein yields the protein MNPPERPEQSRYVESLMRASLYQSPPDIERAVETRRQRQQILTKPDAPELWAVIDEAALLRIQREDVLKEQAEHLIEMAEGDNSVTLQVLPFASGMHAGLQGPFVILDFVPGVSPVVYLETDMDGLYLEEPEELDRYTRLFDHVRASARYPEASLQILKNLI from the coding sequence ATCAACCCGCCCGAGAGACCTGAACAGTCACGGTACGTTGAGAGTCTGATGCGGGCAAGCCTCTACCAGAGTCCGCCCGACATAGAGCGTGCCGTCGAAACTCGACGTCAGCGACAGCAGATCCTCACCAAACCGGACGCCCCGGAGCTGTGGGCGGTGATCGACGAGGCAGCCCTCCTTCGCATCCAGCGAGAGGACGTCTTGAAGGAACAAGCCGAACACCTCATCGAGATGGCCGAGGGCGACAACAGCGTGACTCTTCAGGTTTTGCCGTTCGCCAGTGGCATGCACGCTGGATTGCAGGGACCATTCGTCATCCTGGACTTCGTCCCAGGCGTGAGCCCAGTGGTTTACCTGGAGACGGACATGGATGGCCTGTACCTGGAGGAGCCCGAGGAGCTGGACCGGTACACCCGACTGTTTGACCATGTCCGGGCGTCTGCGCGCTACCCTGAGGCATCCCTTCAGATCCTGAAGAACCTGATTTAG
- the ptsP gene encoding phosphoenolpyruvate--protein phosphotransferase, whose amino-acid sequence MEQTESAPNPTAPVLKGIAAGPGGAVAPVARMAAPPSLPEREPEVTDTVEEQSAAREALFSVAADLEGRAAELDGEAAAVLNAQALMARDPELRRQVEEDVQNGSAAAWAVRDACGRYQDLLLAAGGYLAERAADLGDIRDRAVAVLLGLPMPGLPDPGHPHVLVAEDLAPADTVRLDTSQVLAIVTRLGGPTSHTVILARSLGLPAVVGCAGADTLTDGTTVAVDGDAGTVEVDPAPGTAERVRRRAEHRRAVLSAASGPGRTSDGVAVSLLLNAGEGDPDEAAAHDSEGIGLLRTEFLFLDRAEPPTIAEQTEVYTRLFRAFTGRTVTVRTLDAGSDKPLAFAETGPEDNPALGVRGFRTARVHPTLLSDQLTAIAAAAREPDHQARVRVMAPMVSTPAEAEEFAALARTAGLGTTAEIGVMVEVPAAALLADRLLNHVDFVSIGTNDLAQYTMAADRTLGALPDLLDPWQPALLSLIDKVGDAGRRADRSVGVCGEAAADPLLALVLVGLGVTSLSTAPPALSAVRFALAHHSKAECRGLAELALAADSPERSREIVRRAAHPEVTDL is encoded by the coding sequence ATGGAGCAGACGGAATCCGCCCCGAACCCCACCGCGCCTGTGCTGAAGGGCATCGCGGCCGGTCCCGGCGGGGCCGTCGCCCCGGTCGCTCGGATGGCGGCCCCGCCGTCGCTCCCCGAACGCGAACCCGAGGTCACCGACACCGTGGAGGAGCAGTCGGCCGCCCGTGAGGCCCTGTTCAGCGTGGCCGCCGACCTGGAGGGGCGGGCCGCCGAACTGGACGGCGAAGCGGCGGCGGTGCTCAACGCCCAGGCGCTCATGGCCCGCGACCCCGAACTGCGGCGGCAGGTCGAGGAGGATGTTCAGAACGGCAGCGCCGCCGCCTGGGCGGTGCGGGACGCCTGCGGCCGGTACCAGGACCTGCTCCTGGCCGCAGGTGGTTACCTGGCCGAGCGCGCCGCCGACCTCGGCGACATCCGCGACCGCGCCGTCGCTGTGCTCCTGGGGCTGCCCATGCCCGGACTGCCTGACCCCGGCCACCCGCACGTGCTGGTCGCCGAGGACCTGGCGCCCGCCGACACCGTCCGGCTGGACACCTCTCAGGTCCTGGCCATCGTCACCCGCCTGGGCGGTCCCACCAGCCACACCGTGATCCTGGCCCGCTCACTCGGCCTGCCCGCCGTGGTGGGCTGCGCGGGAGCCGACACCTTGACCGACGGCACCACCGTCGCGGTGGACGGCGACGCGGGAACCGTCGAGGTCGACCCCGCCCCCGGGACCGCCGAGCGGGTCCGCCGACGCGCCGAACACCGCCGGGCCGTGCTCTCCGCCGCCTCCGGACCGGGCCGTACCTCCGATGGGGTCGCCGTGTCCCTGCTGCTCAACGCCGGTGAGGGCGACCCCGACGAGGCAGCCGCCCACGACAGCGAGGGCATCGGCCTGCTGCGCACCGAGTTCCTCTTCCTGGACCGCGCGGAGCCGCCCACCATCGCCGAGCAGACCGAGGTCTACACCCGTCTGTTCCGAGCGTTCACCGGCCGAACCGTCACCGTGCGGACCCTCGACGCGGGGTCGGACAAACCCCTGGCCTTCGCCGAGACCGGCCCGGAGGACAACCCTGCCCTCGGCGTTCGGGGCTTCCGAACCGCCCGCGTCCACCCGACTCTTCTCTCCGACCAGCTCACCGCCATCGCGGCGGCCGCCCGCGAGCCCGACCACCAGGCCAGGGTCCGCGTGATGGCGCCGATGGTCTCGACGCCCGCCGAGGCCGAGGAGTTCGCAGCCCTGGCCCGTACCGCCGGACTGGGCACCACCGCCGAGATCGGCGTCATGGTGGAGGTCCCGGCCGCCGCCCTGCTCGCCGACCGGTTGCTGAACCACGTGGACTTCGTGTCCATCGGCACCAACGACCTCGCCCAGTACACGATGGCCGCGGACCGTACCCTGGGGGCGCTGCCCGACCTGCTCGACCCCTGGCAGCCCGCCCTGCTGAGTCTGATCGACAAGGTCGGCGACGCAGGTAGAAGGGCCGACCGATCCGTGGGCGTCTGCGGCGAGGCCGCCGCTGATCCCCTGCTCGCCCTGGTCCTCGTCGGGCTGGGCGTCACCAGCCTCTCAACGGCTCCACCGGCACTCTCCGCCGTGCGTTTCGCCCTCGCCCACCATTCCAAGGCCGAGTGCCGTGGCCTGGCCGAACTCGCTCTGGCCGCCGACAGTCCGGAGCGCTCCCGCGAGATCGTCCGCCGAGCCGCCCACCCCGAGGTCACCGACCTCTGA
- the tnpC gene encoding IS66 family transposase, with translation MTSSDQPAPSYEELAALVVEQAATITQLRADLSQANERIAELQARLDSDSTNSSKPSSTDPFVKPKPKSQRRRTGRKPGGQPGHPGQTRAQTPDPDHVLEHHPHTCGGCGGDLAGSEQTGLVRRQVVDLPPIKPTVTEHQMIEHTCACGERTRASAPEGINAPVQFGANVRAMICYLYLGQFLSAKRTAQALSDLVGCPVSAGTVVDTARRAATALEAFTRAATEEIASAQVAHFDETSLRVGGGLVWVHSASTGKWSLLSAHPKRGTVGMDAAGVLPAFAGLAVHDAWAPYDTYKGVAAHVLCNAHLLRELQAVQDAAGEGVWCWAGQAADALRQMKRLVDAHLATVSSLEGIDTVRLDGLGHQWRSAVAIGLAQTSGRESKLVAKFHALARRMRDREADYLRFTVDERAPFDNNAAEREVRMVKVRQKVSGCLRSLAGAEWFCAVRSYIATAAKHGIGMFDALVHLAQGECWMPETA, from the coding sequence GTGACCTCCTCCGACCAGCCCGCGCCCTCCTACGAGGAGCTCGCCGCGCTGGTCGTTGAGCAGGCAGCCACGATCACCCAACTCCGCGCTGATCTGTCCCAAGCCAACGAGCGCATCGCCGAGCTTCAAGCCCGACTGGACAGCGACTCCACGAACTCCTCCAAGCCTTCCTCCACGGACCCCTTCGTCAAGCCGAAGCCGAAGTCCCAGCGCCGCCGCACCGGCCGCAAACCCGGCGGGCAACCCGGCCACCCAGGCCAAACGCGCGCCCAAACCCCGGACCCCGACCACGTGCTGGAACACCACCCCCACACCTGCGGTGGGTGCGGAGGAGACCTGGCCGGATCCGAGCAGACCGGGCTGGTGCGCCGCCAGGTCGTGGACCTGCCCCCCATCAAACCCACGGTGACCGAGCACCAGATGATCGAGCACACCTGCGCCTGCGGGGAGCGCACCCGAGCCAGCGCCCCCGAGGGGATCAACGCTCCGGTCCAGTTCGGAGCGAACGTGCGCGCGATGATCTGCTACCTGTACCTGGGCCAGTTCCTGTCCGCCAAGCGCACCGCCCAAGCCCTGTCGGACCTGGTGGGATGCCCCGTGTCGGCGGGCACAGTCGTGGACACCGCACGCCGGGCCGCCACCGCGTTGGAGGCCTTCACTCGCGCCGCCACCGAGGAGATCGCTTCCGCCCAGGTGGCGCACTTCGACGAGACCTCGCTGCGGGTGGGCGGGGGCCTGGTGTGGGTGCATTCGGCCTCCACCGGCAAGTGGAGCCTGCTGAGCGCCCACCCCAAACGCGGCACCGTGGGGATGGACGCCGCCGGGGTCCTGCCCGCCTTCGCTGGGTTGGCGGTCCATGACGCCTGGGCCCCCTATGACACCTATAAGGGTGTGGCCGCTCATGTGTTGTGCAACGCCCACCTGCTGCGCGAGTTGCAAGCGGTCCAGGACGCGGCTGGGGAGGGGGTGTGGTGCTGGGCCGGGCAGGCCGCTGACGCGCTGCGTCAGATGAAGCGCCTGGTCGATGCGCACCTGGCCACGGTCTCCTCGCTGGAGGGAATCGACACCGTGCGTTTGGACGGGCTGGGTCACCAGTGGCGCAGCGCGGTGGCCATCGGCCTGGCCCAGACTTCGGGCCGGGAGTCCAAGCTGGTGGCCAAGTTCCACGCGTTGGCCAGGCGGATGCGCGACCGGGAAGCGGATTACCTGCGGTTCACGGTCGATGAGCGGGCCCCGTTCGACAACAACGCGGCCGAGCGCGAGGTGCGGATGGTCAAGGTCCGCCAGAAGGTCTCGGGGTGCTTACGGTCCCTGGCCGGGGCCGAGTGGTTCTGCGCGGTGCGCTCCTATATCGCGACCGCCGCCAAGCACGGTATTGGCATGTTCGACGCCCTGGTCCACCTGGCCCAGGGCGAGTGCTGGATGCCCGAAACAGCTTGA